The Coregonus clupeaformis isolate EN_2021a chromosome 8, ASM2061545v1, whole genome shotgun sequence genome has a segment encoding these proteins:
- the LOC121572857 gene encoding cocaine- and amphetamine-regulated transcript protein-like, whose protein sequence is MDSVRVRTVVYLGVCMSVFSVVCQGQMSPDNRLSSQEEHFPLGYVTRHLADALEGLLEGGQQDNRIGLSVEKKASLIPRCDVGERCAMKHGPRIGRLCDCLRGTACNTFFLRCY, encoded by the exons ATGGACAGCGTCAGGGTCCGAACAGTCGTCTACCTGggcgtctgtatgtctgtcttcaGCGTTGTCTGCCAGGGGCAGATGTCACCCGATAACAGACTCTCTTCACAAGAGGAACACTTTCCACTGGGATATGTCACCAGACATTTG GCCGATGCGCTCGAGGGGCTTCTGGAAGGCGGGCAGCAAGACAACAGGATAGGTCTATCAGTGGAGAAAAAAGCAAGTCTCATTCCACGG TGTGATGTTGGAGAGCGGTGCGCTATGAAGCACGGGCCGCGCATCGGAAGGCTTTGTGACTGTCTGCGAGGCACCGCATGCAACACATTCTTCCTGCGTTGTTATTGA